One genomic segment of Ictalurus punctatus breed USDA103 chromosome 12, Coco_2.0, whole genome shotgun sequence includes these proteins:
- the trib1 gene encoding tribbles homolog 1, which translates to MLVRRSGPVACARAPRRGHKRVDSEEIAAKKPRLSECVGGDTALFLAASPVSPHSGSAVSVCAAAGPSRIGQYLLLPSVDPAAAHSAWDMDTGEELVCKVFDMGQYQEKIRAYSVLPRHRNIGQIKDIILGERKAYVFQEKDYGDMHTFVKSCKRLPEEQASKLFYQIASAVAHCHQNGIVLGDLKLRKFVFADEKRTHLKLGGLEDCRILSSEDDSISDTHGCPAYVSPEILSGAGSYSGKRADAWSLGVMLYTMLAGRYPFHDSDPATLFSKIRHGAYGLPEGLSARARCLVRSLLRREPSERLSATDVLLHPWFRCGTEHDIDEQDVTLAEQRVPQVHIELNEHLFC; encoded by the exons ATGCTTGTGCGCCGTAGCGGTCCGGTGGCGTGCGCTCGCGCTCCAAGGCGCGGACACAAGCGCGTGGACAGTGAGGAGATCGCGGCCAAAAAACCGAGACTGAGCGAGTGTGTCGGGGGAGACACGGCTCTTTTCCTGGCCGCCTCACCGGTGTCTCCGCACAGCGGGAGCGCAGTGTCGGTGTGCGCGGCCGCGGGGCCGTCCCGCATCGGCCAGTACCTGCTCCTGCCCTCGGTGGACCCGGCCGCCGCACACAGCGCGTGGGACATGGACACCGGTGAGGAGCTCGTGTGCAAG GTGTTTGATATGGGCCAGTACCAAGAGAAGATCAGAGCTTACAGCGTGCTGCCAAGACACAGGAATATCGGCCAGATCAAAGACATTATCCTCGGGGAACGCAAGGCCTATGTGTTCCAAGAGAAGGACTACGGCGACATGCACACTTTCGTGAAGAGCTGCAAGCGTCTGCCTGAAGAGCAAGCCTCAAAGCTTTTTTATCAGATAGCCTCCGCAGTGGCTCATTGCCACCAGAATGGCATAGTGCTGGGAGACTTAAAGCTCCGCAAGTTCGTGTTTGCAGATGAGAAGAG GACCCATTTAAAGCTAGGAGGCCTGGAGGACTGCCGGATCCTGTCCAGTGAGGACGATTCCATTTCGGACACACACGGCTGCCCAGCTTATGTCAGTCCAGAAATCCTGAGCGGTGCAGGAAGCTACTCAGGGAAGCGAGCCGATGCTTGGAGCCTGGGCGTAATGCTCTACACAATGCTGGCAGGCCGCTACCCATTCCATGACTCAGACCCAGCCACGCTGTTCTCCAAGATACGCCATGGTGCCTACGGCCTACCCGAGGGCCTCTCAGCGCGGGCGCGCTGCCTCGTGCGAAGCCTCCTGCGCAGGGAGCCCAGTGAGAGGCTGAGTGCCACCGACGTGCTCCTCCACCCATGGTTCCGCTGTGGCACTGAACACGACATCGACGAACAAGATGTCACCTTGGCTGAGCAGAGAGTACCTCAGGTGCACATAGAGTTGAACGAGCATCTCTTCTGCTGA